A window from Pyrococcus yayanosii CH1 encodes these proteins:
- a CDS encoding bifunctional RecB family nuclease/DEAD/DEAH box helicase: protein MEYYNLGVVMPEILHPSEIARFFELQECSNYLRLLFSYKRGELEKYKLVLKVKEEAGRSLAKWGENFEVELLRRLRHILLNTQFYGFFTSCKRDGSFSFFNRFFPKNIILCSSDQECFERVGELLKREDKLLLYQPHLRGRIGAFIVSGRADFIVREGSTFYILEAKFTREEKLAHRFQAVTYAYLLAQMLEELKIRGRILLAVITKGKLKGWPPESFEFSRDVEEYVMTLEGKLSENGPFARVLRGGRSHLWLTARCAECPFEPVCIKEAVEARSLGLLGIPPGHQEAFKSVGVNTVDDLAGLFEFSSLWPTNFSEPVMRRPDIVLKLMRVVGITNLPKLSRLAQVIKRELDRVPGDKAWPEFIPGTGYNLPKDTCEGKCPENYPAGSLVRVYLFIEQSHITDTLLGASAVVENTMTGKMEIVAEVVEEPPMDPEIGEKLEGLMLDKFFRKLFAAIRQVAPNLEGETYKVGRKVESCNGDEVFLHLYFYSRFHRDALMDAVRRHPHLYGSRAIRALLSLRRAIDQEGYSIIKDELISRHALRFPPGLGIMLVASQFGFKWRVVNGFEEIFKFLAERRGYEINLEKLYSIAEEGLDSKSKALYPVFNREDEQIPFTAFWQALLDEKKDSLLEMLKQMALAVRHIERRIPEKVKDAWVPKEPLSMRELESFDLESPNLASVLMEYQMLEFFARKQQLEQYYRLPRETRAYLEKSAFVQVEDVITSKSGCFIRGKIVLPDSETWRPYSKEEVLIDLDEGSWVAVTPLEAFGNEDPARVIRRSPLGVITRIDHDDGSVEVKLIGTPGRGRFIFSHEGFSCKKGKITIGKANVISKGSIIVLDPSIDDISMSRAYDVLEKIIRGKRHYVYEKLSAIYSAGKVETSDDNFKINIWQEEDIEEFLVKLENVAKLNEEQKKFVKDIHSFLVSLQGPPGTGKTARAVAPAILARAYSSIKRKKDALFIVTAISHRAVNEALIKTARLLEELSPLIPELKNVELIRGLANEEAIESIKRELEGIKNIKFEHEKLNFGGGQRSLEAIISKRGLVKVLFATPQTLAKIVEWGKADLVVVDEASMMDLPIFLLATAPARGQVLIVGDHRQMQPIQVHEWELEDRKTIEEHLPFLSAINFIRFLRGELEERELKKFKRILGRDPPEWIANKDDILPVYRLKKTYRLPEALAKLHTELFYIFDGIELESEKKYDEEKLKLLREASRERSWVGWILDPKHPVVLIVHEESSSTKINEFEAKLVAEIVSKIPNGLSIGIVVPYRAQKRLIKSLIGNKAEVDTVERFQGGERDVIIVSMTSSDPAYLMQVFDFIYNPNRLNVAASRAKEKLILIASENLFTLSAHDLDHFEKLRPWKKFYLLMTRKEELRTDKFRAFR from the coding sequence TTGGAGTATTATAACTTGGGGGTAGTTATGCCGGAGATACTCCATCCCAGCGAGATAGCGAGGTTTTTCGAGCTTCAGGAATGCTCAAATTACCTGAGGCTACTTTTCTCGTATAAGAGGGGCGAACTTGAGAAGTATAAGCTTGTTCTGAAGGTGAAAGAGGAAGCTGGTAGGTCACTCGCGAAATGGGGAGAAAATTTTGAGGTTGAGCTTCTCAGGCGGCTGAGGCATATTTTACTGAACACGCAATTCTACGGGTTTTTTACTAGCTGTAAGCGGGATGGTTCCTTCTCCTTTTTCAACAGGTTCTTTCCGAAAAACATAATTCTATGTTCTTCGGATCAGGAGTGTTTTGAGAGGGTTGGAGAGCTTCTCAAGCGGGAGGATAAGCTTCTACTTTACCAGCCGCACCTTCGAGGAAGGATCGGTGCGTTCATAGTCAGCGGGAGGGCTGACTTCATCGTGAGGGAGGGTAGCACCTTTTATATCCTCGAGGCCAAGTTCACGAGGGAAGAAAAGCTCGCCCATCGTTTTCAGGCCGTTACATATGCTTATCTGCTAGCCCAAATGCTTGAAGAGCTTAAAATTCGGGGAAGGATTCTGCTGGCAGTAATCACCAAAGGGAAGCTGAAGGGGTGGCCACCGGAGAGCTTTGAGTTCTCCAGAGATGTTGAAGAATACGTAATGACGCTTGAAGGAAAGCTTTCAGAAAATGGTCCCTTTGCAAGGGTGCTGAGGGGGGGAAGGTCTCATCTCTGGCTAACTGCAAGGTGCGCGGAGTGTCCTTTTGAGCCGGTGTGCATAAAGGAAGCCGTTGAAGCTAGAAGTCTTGGACTGCTTGGAATACCTCCCGGCCATCAGGAGGCCTTCAAGAGTGTTGGAGTGAACACTGTGGACGACCTGGCCGGACTCTTTGAGTTTTCCTCGCTTTGGCCGACGAACTTTTCGGAACCTGTGATGAGGAGGCCCGATATTGTTCTAAAACTGATGAGAGTTGTGGGCATAACGAACCTTCCAAAGCTCTCCAGATTGGCTCAGGTGATAAAGAGGGAGCTCGACAGAGTGCCAGGGGATAAAGCCTGGCCTGAGTTCATTCCGGGGACTGGGTATAACTTACCAAAGGATACCTGCGAGGGTAAATGTCCTGAAAATTATCCGGCAGGCTCACTGGTTAGAGTTTATCTCTTCATTGAACAAAGCCACATAACTGATACGTTACTTGGAGCATCCGCCGTCGTTGAAAATACTATGACTGGAAAGATGGAGATTGTGGCTGAAGTTGTTGAGGAACCTCCAATGGATCCCGAAATTGGAGAAAAGCTTGAGGGGCTCATGCTGGATAAGTTCTTTAGGAAGCTGTTCGCTGCCATTCGCCAAGTGGCCCCCAACCTGGAAGGCGAGACATACAAAGTTGGAAGGAAAGTAGAATCCTGTAATGGGGATGAAGTGTTCCTCCACCTTTACTTTTACAGCAGGTTCCACCGCGACGCACTGATGGATGCCGTTAGGAGGCATCCCCACCTTTATGGTAGCAGAGCCATTAGAGCATTACTCAGCCTTAGGCGGGCGATAGATCAAGAAGGCTACTCTATAATAAAGGACGAACTCATCTCAAGGCACGCGTTACGATTCCCGCCTGGGCTTGGAATAATGCTCGTGGCCTCTCAATTCGGCTTTAAGTGGCGAGTCGTGAATGGATTTGAAGAAATATTCAAGTTCCTTGCGGAAAGGAGGGGTTATGAAATAAATCTTGAAAAGCTCTACAGCATCGCGGAGGAAGGTCTAGACAGCAAAAGCAAGGCACTGTATCCTGTATTCAACAGGGAAGACGAGCAGATACCCTTCACTGCCTTTTGGCAGGCCCTGCTTGATGAGAAAAAAGACAGCCTGCTCGAGATGCTGAAGCAGATGGCTCTGGCAGTGAGGCACATCGAGAGAAGAATACCTGAGAAGGTAAAAGATGCGTGGGTTCCAAAGGAACCGCTGAGCATGAGGGAACTTGAGAGCTTTGATTTAGAGAGTCCCAACTTGGCAAGCGTCTTAATGGAATATCAGATGCTAGAATTCTTCGCGAGAAAACAACAGCTCGAACAATACTATAGACTCCCAAGAGAAACCCGAGCATACCTTGAGAAATCGGCCTTTGTGCAAGTTGAAGATGTAATCACGTCTAAAAGCGGGTGCTTCATACGGGGCAAGATAGTACTCCCAGATTCGGAAACTTGGAGGCCCTATTCCAAGGAAGAAGTTTTGATTGACTTAGACGAAGGATCCTGGGTTGCCGTAACTCCATTGGAAGCTTTTGGTAACGAGGACCCCGCAAGAGTCATTAGAAGATCTCCCCTTGGTGTTATAACCAGGATAGACCACGATGATGGTAGCGTGGAGGTCAAACTAATTGGAACGCCGGGGAGGGGCAGGTTCATATTCTCTCACGAGGGGTTTTCCTGCAAGAAGGGAAAAATAACAATAGGCAAGGCCAATGTAATCTCGAAGGGCAGTATCATAGTCCTTGATCCATCCATCGATGACATCAGCATGTCCCGCGCATACGATGTCCTGGAAAAGATAATCAGGGGAAAGCGACACTACGTATACGAAAAGCTCTCTGCGATATATTCCGCCGGAAAAGTAGAGACATCCGACGACAACTTTAAGATAAACATCTGGCAGGAAGAGGACATAGAAGAGTTCCTTGTGAAACTTGAGAATGTTGCAAAGCTTAATGAGGAGCAGAAGAAGTTCGTGAAGGACATCCACTCATTTCTCGTGTCTCTCCAAGGGCCTCCAGGCACTGGGAAGACTGCCAGAGCAGTTGCCCCAGCCATACTTGCTAGAGCCTATTCCTCCATAAAACGGAAAAAGGATGCCCTCTTCATAGTAACTGCCATATCCCACAGGGCCGTGAACGAGGCCCTAATAAAGACCGCAAGATTACTGGAGGAGCTTTCTCCCCTCATCCCAGAGCTGAAAAATGTGGAGCTCATAAGGGGATTGGCAAACGAAGAAGCCATCGAGAGCATTAAGAGAGAGCTTGAAGGAATCAAGAACATAAAATTCGAACACGAGAAGTTGAATTTCGGCGGAGGCCAAAGAAGCCTAGAAGCGATCATATCCAAAAGGGGACTCGTCAAGGTGCTCTTCGCGACCCCACAAACCTTAGCAAAAATTGTAGAATGGGGAAAAGCTGATCTAGTTGTTGTCGATGAGGCAAGTATGATGGATCTCCCAATTTTCCTCCTCGCAACGGCTCCAGCTAGAGGCCAAGTTCTGATCGTCGGAGACCATCGACAAATGCAGCCCATCCAGGTTCACGAATGGGAGCTTGAAGACAGGAAAACAATAGAAGAACACTTGCCATTCCTTTCCGCCATAAACTTCATCCGCTTCCTTAGGGGCGAGCTTGAGGAGAGGGAGCTCAAGAAATTCAAGAGAATACTTGGAAGAGACCCCCCAGAATGGATTGCAAACAAAGACGATATCCTGCCAGTTTACAGGCTCAAAAAAACCTATAGGCTACCAGAAGCACTGGCAAAGTTGCACACAGAACTATTCTACATCTTCGACGGCATAGAACTTGAGAGCGAAAAGAAGTACGACGAGGAAAAGCTGAAATTGCTTAGAGAAGCATCCAGAGAAAGGAGCTGGGTTGGATGGATTCTTGACCCCAAACACCCCGTAGTCCTCATCGTGCATGAAGAGTCATCATCAACAAAAATTAACGAGTTCGAAGCAAAACTAGTTGCAGAAATAGTTTCCAAAATCCCGAACGGACTTAGCATTGGCATTGTAGTGCCATACAGGGCACAGAAAAGGCTCATAAAATCACTAATTGGGAATAAGGCCGAAGTTGATACTGTGGAAAGATTTCAGGGAGGAGAAAGAGACGTGATAATAGTCTCAATGACATCAAGCGATCCAGCCTACCTAATGCAAGTATTCGACTTCATCTACAACCCCAACAGGCTTAACGTCGCCGCCAGCAGGGCAAAAGAGAAGCTCATATTAATAGCCTCGGAGAACCTCTTCAC
- the porB gene encoding pyruvate synthase subunit PorB: MAVRKPPVTTREYWAPGHAACAGCGCATALRLATKAFSEAMEEKYGDPNAFAIAQATGCMEVVSAVFPYTSWKAPWIHVAFENAAAVASGIEAAWKKLGRKGKILAIAGDGGTADIGMQALSGMLERWHNVVYLMYDNEAYMNTGIQRSSSTPYGAWTTTSPPGKLSIGEDKPKKWVALIAAAHQIPYVATASIANPFDFIKKMKKAAKVDGPAFVQVHCTCPTGWRTPLEKGIEIARLAIETGIWPLFEIENGDFHNIKIQPPGGGAKVHREGGRVVRIEFKKPIEEYLKLQGRFKHLFKSPEAIDQLREQIKAMWKVLGVEAILPKPEE, from the coding sequence ATGGCAGTTAGAAAGCCCCCCGTTACCACTCGCGAGTACTGGGCACCTGGTCACGCCGCCTGTGCCGGTTGCGGCTGTGCCACCGCTCTCAGGCTTGCAACCAAGGCTTTTAGCGAGGCCATGGAGGAGAAGTATGGTGATCCAAACGCCTTCGCCATAGCCCAGGCCACCGGATGTATGGAGGTTGTTAGCGCCGTCTTCCCGTACACATCATGGAAGGCACCCTGGATTCACGTGGCCTTCGAGAACGCTGCTGCCGTTGCATCGGGAATTGAAGCGGCTTGGAAGAAGCTCGGCAGGAAGGGCAAGATATTGGCCATAGCTGGTGATGGTGGAACCGCCGACATAGGTATGCAGGCCCTGAGCGGTATGCTCGAAAGGTGGCACAACGTTGTCTATCTCATGTATGACAACGAAGCTTACATGAACACGGGAATTCAGCGCTCAAGCTCCACCCCCTACGGAGCCTGGACGACCACCTCACCACCGGGCAAGCTCTCAATAGGTGAGGACAAGCCCAAGAAGTGGGTAGCTCTCATAGCCGCGGCCCACCAGATACCCTACGTAGCTACGGCAAGCATAGCTAATCCCTTCGACTTCATCAAGAAGATGAAGAAGGCGGCCAAAGTTGATGGCCCAGCATTCGTCCAGGTCCACTGCACCTGCCCAACCGGCTGGAGGACACCACTGGAGAAGGGCATTGAGATAGCCCGCCTTGCAATCGAGACAGGCATATGGCCGCTCTTCGAGATTGAGAACGGTGACTTCCACAACATCAAGATACAGCCACCAGGGGGAGGGGCCAAGGTCCACAGGGAAGGAGGCAGAGTAGTCAGGATAGAGTTTAAGAAGCCCATAGAAGAGTACCTTAAGCTCCAGGGCAGGTTCAAGCACCTCTTCAAGAGCCCAGAAGCCATCGACCAGCTCCGCGAGCAGATAAAGGCAATGTGGAAGGTCCTTGGTGTGGAAGCCATCCTGCCGAAGCCTGAAGAGTGA
- the porD gene encoding pyruvate synthase subunit PorD, translated as MAESPFKADIERAQRELTEKMTPGAIVYIPGSSVINKTGSWRVFRPEFHRDKCVRCYLCYIYCPEPSIYLDDEGYPVFDYDYCKGCGICANECPAKAIEMVREVK; from the coding sequence ATGGCGGAAAGTCCGTTTAAGGCCGATATAGAGAGGGCCCAGAGGGAACTCACCGAGAAGATGACGCCCGGGGCGATAGTCTACATTCCCGGAAGTAGCGTCATAAACAAGACAGGTAGCTGGAGGGTCTTCAGACCAGAGTTCCACAGGGATAAGTGTGTCAGGTGCTACCTCTGCTACATCTACTGTCCGGAGCCGTCTATCTATCTTGACGATGAGGGCTATCCGGTCTTCGACTACGACTACTGTAAGGGTTGTGGCATCTGCGCTAACGAATGCCCGGCAAAGGCGATAGAAATGGTTAGGGAAGTTAAGTGA
- the porA gene encoding 2-ketoisovalerate ferredoxin oxidoreductase subunit alpha, whose product MEYKPIKKVISGNYAAAYAALHARVQVVAAYPITPQTSIIEKIAEFIANGEADIQYIPVESEHSAMAACIGASATGARVFTATSAQGLALMHEMLHWASNARLPIVMVDVNRAMAPPWSVWDDQTDSLSQRDTGWMQFYAENNQEVYDGVLMAFRVAETVNLPAMVIESAFILSHTYDIVEMIPQELVDEFLPPRKPLYTLTDFDNPIAVGGLATPADYYEFRYKIAMAMEKAKEVIKEVGREFGERFGRDYSQMIETAYIDDADFVFMGMGSLMGTVKEAVDILRREGYKVGYAKVRWFRPFPREELIEIAERVKGIAVLDRNFSFGQEGILFNEAKGVLYNTGLRPIMKNYIVGLGGRDFTVKDAKVIADDMRKLIERGKLDKEVEWYHLKR is encoded by the coding sequence ATGGAGTACAAGCCAATTAAGAAGGTCATAAGTGGTAACTATGCGGCCGCTTATGCGGCTCTCCACGCTCGTGTTCAGGTTGTCGCCGCCTATCCAATCACACCGCAAACAAGCATTATCGAGAAGATAGCCGAGTTTATAGCTAACGGTGAGGCTGATATTCAGTATATCCCCGTTGAGAGCGAGCACTCGGCGATGGCTGCTTGTATAGGTGCCTCCGCTACGGGGGCTAGGGTTTTCACGGCCACGTCCGCTCAAGGTTTAGCTTTGATGCACGAGATGCTTCACTGGGCTAGCAATGCCAGGCTACCGATAGTCATGGTGGACGTTAACAGGGCTATGGCTCCGCCTTGGAGCGTTTGGGATGATCAGACCGATAGCTTGTCGCAGAGGGATACTGGCTGGATGCAGTTCTATGCTGAGAACAATCAGGAGGTTTACGATGGCGTTTTGATGGCATTCAGGGTCGCCGAGACCGTTAACCTGCCTGCCATGGTCATCGAGAGTGCTTTCATCCTGAGCCACACCTACGATATCGTTGAAATGATTCCCCAGGAGCTCGTTGACGAGTTCCTTCCGCCGAGGAAGCCTCTCTACACGCTCACCGACTTCGATAACCCCATCGCCGTCGGCGGCCTTGCAACACCTGCCGACTACTACGAGTTTAGGTATAAAATAGCGATGGCCATGGAGAAAGCCAAGGAGGTCATTAAGGAAGTTGGAAGGGAGTTTGGGGAACGCTTTGGTAGGGACTATAGTCAGATGATAGAAACCGCCTACATAGACGATGCGGACTTCGTCTTCATGGGAATGGGTTCCCTTATGGGGACCGTTAAGGAGGCTGTGGACATCCTGAGAAGGGAGGGTTACAAGGTCGGCTACGCCAAGGTTCGCTGGTTCAGGCCTTTCCCGAGGGAGGAGCTTATCGAGATAGCCGAGAGAGTCAAGGGAATAGCCGTCCTTGACAGGAACTTCTCCTTCGGTCAGGAGGGCATACTCTTTAACGAAGCCAAAGGTGTTCTTTACAACACCGGCCTTAGGCCAATAATGAAGAATTACATCGTTGGCCTTGGAGGAAGGGACTTTACTGTGAAGGACGCGAAGGTCATAGCTGATGATATGAGGAAGCTCATCGAGAGGGGCAAGCTGGATAAGGAAGTGGAGTGGTATCACCTCAAGAGGTGA
- a CDS encoding Na+/H+ antiporter NhaC family protein — translation MTDYGILSLLPPLVAIGLAILTKRVLFALFFGVWVGGLLVAGGDPIGATVQTLKWIVLNIASAWEENGQLVTDLWNTRILVFDTLIGAGVALIYKAGGMNAIAKAVTKKVKSSRAASLMAAIFGTIIFFDDYTNTIIVGNTMRPITDRTRVSREFLAYADDSTAAPVAVLAVVSTWIGYELGLLKDALASIGENISAYSAWFASWPYRFYPILAIILVYLVAITHRHYGPMLKAEYRARTTGKVLRDGAQPMMTTEIDVGTPIKGKENIWVFILPVITLIALTFIGLWVTGGGSEAYAKGGFQEVLSNADSTWALVWGSFGMVIVAMALILGMKIMDLKQVEETIVAGMKQMHFAMMILILAWSIKSACDAVGTADYVVRVASDILSPSLVPFVIFVISAFISFTTGTSWGTFAIMMPIAVPLAYHLSGGLGPVVYASIASVFAGGVFGDHCSPISDTTIMSSMFSGCDHIDHVNTQIPYALTAAIIGAIMLLLFAIGITNGWLLLAIAIPMLIGFHYILSEWYGKKVGIPHGKVPIYIVEE, via the coding sequence GTGACAGATTACGGCATCTTGTCCCTTTTGCCCCCTCTAGTAGCCATAGGTTTGGCAATACTGACGAAAAGAGTGCTATTTGCATTGTTCTTCGGAGTATGGGTCGGTGGCCTTTTAGTTGCAGGGGGAGACCCAATAGGAGCTACGGTTCAGACCCTCAAATGGATCGTCCTCAACATAGCCTCAGCATGGGAGGAAAACGGTCAACTAGTCACTGACCTTTGGAATACACGGATATTAGTATTTGATACATTGATCGGTGCCGGTGTGGCTTTAATATACAAAGCGGGTGGAATGAACGCCATTGCAAAAGCCGTAACAAAGAAAGTTAAAAGTAGCAGAGCTGCTTCTTTAATGGCGGCAATCTTCGGAACCATAATTTTCTTTGATGATTATACAAATACAATAATAGTCGGCAACACAATGAGACCAATAACAGACAGGACGAGAGTATCGAGAGAATTTTTGGCATACGCTGATGATTCTACGGCAGCCCCTGTGGCCGTTCTAGCAGTTGTTTCAACCTGGATAGGCTACGAACTTGGACTCTTAAAAGATGCCCTAGCAAGTATAGGAGAAAATATAAGCGCCTACTCAGCATGGTTTGCAAGCTGGCCCTACAGGTTCTATCCAATACTGGCAATAATCTTGGTTTATTTAGTTGCAATTACCCACAGACATTATGGCCCTATGCTCAAAGCCGAATACAGAGCAAGGACAACAGGAAAAGTACTCAGAGACGGCGCCCAGCCCATGATGACCACTGAAATAGATGTCGGAACGCCAATTAAGGGCAAAGAGAACATATGGGTTTTTATACTGCCAGTGATAACGCTGATAGCTTTGACTTTCATAGGACTATGGGTCACCGGTGGAGGAAGTGAGGCATATGCAAAAGGTGGATTCCAAGAGGTTCTGTCAAACGCAGATTCAACTTGGGCTCTTGTCTGGGGCTCCTTTGGAATGGTCATCGTAGCAATGGCCCTCATTCTCGGAATGAAAATCATGGATCTCAAACAAGTTGAAGAAACAATCGTTGCAGGAATGAAACAGATGCACTTTGCTATGATGATCCTCATCCTCGCCTGGAGCATTAAAAGTGCATGTGACGCCGTAGGAACTGCAGACTATGTTGTAAGAGTTGCCTCAGATATTCTCTCACCCAGCTTAGTGCCATTTGTAATTTTCGTTATCTCAGCATTCATATCATTTACCACCGGAACTTCCTGGGGAACCTTCGCAATAATGATGCCAATAGCCGTACCACTAGCCTACCACCTAAGCGGAGGCCTCGGCCCAGTTGTCTACGCCAGCATAGCCTCGGTATTTGCTGGAGGTGTCTTCGGAGACCACTGCTCACCAATAAGCGACACTACAATCATGAGCTCAATGTTCTCAGGCTGCGACCATATAGATCACGTGAACACACAGATACCATACGCACTCACCGCAGCAATCATCGGGGCCATAATGTTACTACTGTTCGCCATAGGAATAACAAACGGCTGGCTACTACTGGCCATTGCAATACCTATGTTGATAGGCTTTCACTACATTCTAAGTGAGTGGTATGGAAAGAAAGTCGGCATCCCTCACGGGAAAGTCCCAATATACATTGTAGAGGAATGA
- a CDS encoding 3-methyl-2-oxobutanoate dehydrogenase subunit beta, protein MEVPENVKKKVTIPFEEHFFAGHTACQGCGASLALRYVLKAYGKKTIIAIPACCSTIIAGPWPYSTLNVPLFHTAFETTGAVISGIEAGLKALGYKVKGDDGIMVVGWAGDGGTADIGLQALSGMLERGHDAVYIMYDNEAYMNTGIQRSSSTPYGAWTTNTPGGKRHFLEKKHKKKVIDIVIAHRIPYAATASIAYPEDLIRKLKKAQKIPGPSFIQLFAPCPTGWRAPTDKTIELARLAVQTAYFPLFEYENGKYKINMPNPKKEPKPIEEFLKLQGRFKYMTKEDVEILQKWVLDEWERLKKLAEVFG, encoded by the coding sequence ATGGAGGTTCCCGAGAACGTTAAGAAAAAGGTCACGATACCCTTTGAGGAGCACTTCTTCGCCGGCCACACCGCTTGCCAGGGTTGTGGTGCCTCCCTTGCTCTCCGCTACGTGCTTAAGGCCTACGGCAAGAAGACGATAATTGCGATTCCCGCCTGCTGTTCGACTATAATCGCTGGCCCCTGGCCGTACTCTACCCTCAATGTCCCGCTCTTCCATACCGCCTTCGAGACCACTGGTGCAGTGATAAGCGGCATTGAGGCCGGCCTCAAGGCTCTTGGCTACAAGGTTAAGGGTGACGATGGCATTATGGTCGTTGGATGGGCCGGCGACGGTGGGACTGCTGATATAGGACTCCAAGCTCTCTCTGGCATGCTTGAGAGGGGACATGATGCGGTCTACATTATGTATGACAACGAAGCTTACATGAACACGGGAATTCAGCGCTCAAGCTCCACCCCCTACGGAGCCTGGACAACCAACACGCCGGGCGGGAAGAGGCACTTCCTTGAGAAGAAGCACAAGAAGAAGGTCATAGACATCGTTATAGCTCACCGCATACCTTACGCTGCTACGGCGAGCATCGCCTATCCGGAGGATCTAATAAGGAAGCTCAAGAAGGCCCAAAAGATACCGGGGCCAAGTTTCATCCAGCTCTTTGCTCCATGCCCAACTGGTTGGCGTGCCCCGACCGACAAGACAATTGAGCTTGCCCGCTTGGCCGTGCAGACGGCTTACTTCCCGCTCTTCGAGTACGAGAATGGGAAGTACAAAATAAACATGCCAAATCCCAAGAAGGAGCCCAAGCCAATCGAGGAGTTCCTCAAGCTCCAGGGCAGGTTCAAGTACATGACCAAGGAAGACGTGGAAATTCTTCAGAAGTGGGTGCTTGATGAGTGGGAGAGGCTCAAGAAACTTGCTGAAGTGTTCGGCTGA
- the porA gene encoding pyruvate synthase subunit PorA, whose amino-acid sequence MPIRKVMKANEAAAWAAKLAKPKVIAAFPITPSTLVPEKISEFVANGELDAEFIKVESEHSAISACVGAAAAGVRTFTATASQGLALMHEILFIAAGMRLPIVMAIGNRALSAPINIWNDWQDTISQRDTGWIQFYAENNQEALDLILIAYKVAEDERVLLPAMVGFDAFILTHTVEPVEIPDQEVVDEFLGEYEPKHAYLDPARPITQGTLAFPAHYMEARYKVWEAMERAKEVIDEAFAEFEKRFGRKYQKIEEYRTDDAEMIFVTMGSLAGTLKEWVDKKREEGYKVGAAKITVYRPFPVEEIKALAKKTKVLAFIEKNITIGLYGAVFTDASATLINEKEKPLMLDFIAGLGGRDVTFEQLDEAFSITRRALEEGKVEKPINWIGLRKEIL is encoded by the coding sequence ATGCCGATTAGGAAGGTTATGAAGGCCAACGAGGCGGCCGCTTGGGCGGCCAAGCTTGCCAAGCCAAAGGTCATAGCCGCGTTCCCCATCACACCCTCGACCCTCGTGCCCGAGAAGATAAGCGAGTTCGTGGCCAACGGAGAGCTCGATGCTGAGTTCATAAAGGTCGAGAGCGAGCACTCCGCCATCTCGGCCTGTGTTGGCGCCGCTGCCGCTGGCGTTAGGACGTTCACCGCCACAGCTTCTCAGGGTCTTGCTTTGATGCATGAGATACTCTTCATTGCCGCAGGCATGAGGCTTCCAATAGTCATGGCCATAGGCAACAGAGCTCTATCGGCTCCAATAAACATCTGGAACGACTGGCAGGACACGATAAGCCAGAGAGACACGGGCTGGATTCAGTTCTATGCCGAGAATAATCAAGAAGCTCTCGACCTCATCCTGATAGCCTACAAGGTGGCTGAAGACGAGCGCGTTCTTCTCCCGGCTATGGTTGGTTTCGACGCGTTCATCCTAACGCACACCGTCGAACCAGTTGAGATACCTGACCAGGAAGTCGTGGACGAATTCCTAGGCGAGTACGAGCCAAAGCACGCTTATCTCGACCCCGCCAGGCCCATAACCCAGGGCACACTTGCCTTCCCAGCCCATTACATGGAGGCGAGGTACAAGGTTTGGGAGGCTATGGAGAGGGCAAAGGAAGTCATTGACGAGGCCTTCGCCGAGTTCGAGAAGAGGTTTGGCAGGAAGTACCAGAAGATTGAGGAGTACCGCACAGATGACGCCGAGATGATCTTCGTTACCATGGGCTCTCTCGCCGGAACCCTAAAGGAGTGGGTGGACAAGAAGAGGGAGGAGGGCTACAAGGTAGGAGCAGCAAAGATAACCGTTTACAGGCCGTTCCCAGTCGAGGAGATCAAGGCCCTTGCGAAGAAGACCAAGGTGCTTGCGTTCATCGAGAAGAACATCACAATCGGGCTCTATGGAGCGGTCTTCACGGATGCCTCTGCCACTCTCATAAACGAGAAGGAGAAGCCTCTGATGCTGGACTTCATAGCGGGACTTGGTGGAAGGGATGTTACCTTCGAGCAACTTGACGAGGCCTTCTCCATAACCAGGAGGGCTCTTGAGGAGGGTAAGGTTGAGAAGCCTATTAACTGGATAGGACTTAGGAAGGAGATACTGTGA
- a CDS encoding 3-methyl-2-oxobutanoate dehydrogenase subunit delta yields the protein MNTLFGRAKEEVRRISLKSVDEYPEAPISLGTTLINFTGDWRTFMPIIDKSKCVKCYICWKFCPEPAIYIKPDGYVEVDYDYCKGCGICANECPTKAITMVREEK from the coding sequence GTGAACACCCTGTTCGGCAGGGCGAAGGAGGAAGTTAGGAGGATATCACTCAAATCTGTGGACGAGTATCCCGAGGCCCCAATAAGCCTCGGAACGACGCTCATAAACTTCACCGGCGACTGGAGAACCTTCATGCCTATCATAGACAAGAGCAAGTGTGTCAAGTGCTACATCTGCTGGAAGTTCTGCCCAGAGCCGGCCATATACATTAAGCCCGATGGTTACGTCGAGGTGGACTACGATTACTGTAAGGGTTGTGGCATCTGTGCGAACGAGTGCCCAACGAAGGCTATAACCATGGTTAGAGAGGAGAAGTGA